The sequence TAAAAACATGAAGCAGAGACCGAAGAACATGAATGAATGCACAAGTCCGTGTGTGGGAGGATGTGTTACCTGCTGACCAGTCTCCTGATAACGTGACCGTGCAGCCGGCTGTACACTCGGTCTGACCATAGCCTTCATAAAACTGAACCGAGACGAAATCACGGTTAAACTCAAAGCCACTCAAATGAATTCATTAATTAACGAAACGCTTTCAtcattaaatattttgtgtAGCTGAGGTAGAACATTAACCTGTAATGACTATAATGCTTTTAACAGCTGCAATTTtaacaaagcaactttacagaatTCCAGATGTAGATCTTCATTGTACGGCAGATTATTCTACTTTTATttcgttttatttttaaattctattttaaaatCTCTCTCACGGACCTTCATAAAAAGCATTAGACTGCATGTtgcactgtgtatgattgtgtatgtgacaaataaaatgtgaaatgaatttgagaagattttgaaatgaaattcaGCTTCATATAAAGCACAGATGGAAATAATGAAGAGtatttaaattgtgtgtgtgtgtctgtgtgtgtatgtgtgtgtgtgtgtttccccccTGCCCCAGACCTGGCATCCCAGAGCTGCACGCAGGAAAGTCAGCACATGAGAAGAGACTGGAGCAGCACCGGTCAGCATCAAGCGCACTTTTCCTCCGACGCTGTCCTGCAGGGGGCAGCAGAAATAACAGCTTTCATCATCACAGGCCTTagacacactatacacaccatccCAGTGCAGTATCTGGATTGTGCACAGGAATATTTCCAGTTCACCAAGAACAAAGTGAAAGCTTTTCACACTGTGTTTGACCACCGAGTCAAAGGAATGTTTCACACGTGTTATTTAGAAGCACTGCTTTTTACACCCAGGGTTATGAAAACCCGCTCTGAAGCAGGATTAGAAGATGCAACTGAGTTTTGCATCAGCTTTTTTCTTTGGTTTCTTGCTTTTGTGCATCTCAGGAGGCTAAAAATCAGCAAAGTAGGATTTATCATGgcaacattttcttttctcgcTGACATGAAAGCACGAGACAAGCCGTTATTTAACTCGGTCACGATGTACTAACTCAATCAAAGTTGCTGATgtcacaaatatgcaaatataaagAAGTGTGGAACATTGTATAGATAAAAAGTCTAAGCAGTGTGAAATGTCAaacaagataacccaggattctgtttagcCAGAGTTTACGGTcacgtgtaaaaaaaaaatccctctggAAGGGcgtaaccctaaccctaaccagaGTTATGTCTATAGTGTAACTACATCCCCCTGTGCACCTCAAGACTGGATGAGGCTGAACTCAGGACTGGAAGTGATGGAATTATTCACCTGGACTTTCTTGAAGATGATTTTGTCCCACAGACTGTTTCGCCTCATGATGCCGCTCATCATCTCAGCTTCTTTCCTCCGGAAGGCAAAATCTAAGATCCACTTCTTTAGAGGAGTGTTGGCTTGCCCAaagatctgaaacacacacacacacacagtaatcattCCTACACTCTCTGCCCTTACAAGTCGGGAATAAAATCACAACAGGGTGTGCTATTATAGGAAAATTATGAATCATGCCAAGGTGTTGTGATGCATGGCGAGACCTGATGTGATGCAGAGTGAAGTTTTTCTTAACAGGTATTAAATAAAGAACAACAAATCAtacttttaatccatttatagttacgtttTATCTCATGATGTTTCACTTTCTGACAAACtcgagaattcaacagcttCATATATGGTAAGCCTGATGCATGCATATAAATAGTtcatcaaaataataataataataataataataataataataataataataataataataataataataaaaggtcTGGTCAGACATACTGCTGTAAAAATCCTCAGGTGTAAAATACCTTATCAAACATTCGGTTGAGCAGACGAGGCACCACCGGGAAGACGGTGGGCTGCAGGGTCATAAGGTCATCCATGAGGCAGCGGATATCTCCCTTGAAATAGCCGATGCGACCCCCGTGAAGCAGCATCACGCCCTGAGAGACACCAAAACCATGCAAATGGTTACAACACATGTCGGATTACacaaaaatgttattatatCATTACAAGGGCTACACGTGAAGCGTTCTAGTCCGTACCTGCACTACTCGCTCGAACATGTGTGCAAGAGGAAGGTAAGAGATGTGCGAGTCGCTGGGACTCAAAGGACAGCTGgtctgaaagaaagaagacgACAGGAGACACAGGATTAACAAAGATGACTACGAGTGTgagcataacacacacaataggtTTTCATAACAAGTTTCTACAGTTGAtgcttacacacaaacacagccaaggggatttttttttcccctttaaagcAATGATTTTGCATTACGGAGCTTAAGAGcaaaagaaatgtgtgtgtgagcgaaaTCAGTGCAACATTCTCATAACGTCTGCATTAATCTCACTTCGTATGTCAGTGTTAGTTTAAAACAAAGGGCTGTgctcttataggaaaataaacagcaacACTATATAACCAAAAAGTCTCTGCACCCCTGATCATCATTTTAGATGTAGTCTCATTTTTCTGTTATAATGCGCTCAACACTTCTGGGGAAGTATTTCCACTAGAttgttggagtgtgtctgtggggattagtgatcattcagctacaagagcattagtgagatcagacactgatgttctaagagtgaggaggtctggggatCAGttagtgttccagttcatcccaaaggtgttcattaaggttgagtcagagtcagggctcaggaGATCTTCCACTTCatccttaacacaccatgtcaccATGGAGCTTGATTTGTACACAGGGGCTCTGAACAGTGTTTGTACGCTGTAGCATTACATTTtgtcttcactggaactaagaggttcaaagacattctatacagcTGTGGGCTTCCAGATTTGTGGCAACAATTTGGGGAAGaatcacatatgggtgtgaggaTCAGGAGTACATACGTTTGACCCTTCGACTTTTGTTCCCTCTTAATAAGCCCCCTCTTAATTTCAGCTTGATGGAAAATCCTTTCATTATGAATATAATTTTATCcttttataaatatacaaaccTGTGATTTAAATTACAGACAGCACTACTGTCCGAACATCTGTAATAGGAAACTTATTCAACTGTTTATCATTTTAATCCATTCAGATTTGGGGCTCTCTTTGCTTTTACTACAACTTTTTTAAAGACTTGACCAAAAGAATGATTGAAAATGTAGTAACCATGTGCAAGAGAGGattgaggagagagagaggatgagcgTGAGGCTGTATCTTATGTCTACATTTACCTCTGTTATCTTGGTAAAGCCAGAAATGTTGGACACGATGTTTCTGTGGGTGAGCATCGCTCCTTTCGGGtttcctgagagagagagagagagagagagagagagagagagaacacgatCTAAtgtacacatccacacacagactcaaataTTAGCAAatctataaaacacacatcatcctGAAAAGCAAATAAAGATCTATGTGCACATGCAGTACATACCTGTGGTTCCACTAGTAAAGCAAATAATAGCCATGTCATCAGGCTTAGGAGGCTATAAAGAAGGAAAACAGTAAATATTTGCCATCAGGCCATGTGCATATGAAAAGTGGAAACAATGGGTATAAAAGAAAATTGAAGAAAAACAGAGCAGATGATGAGACTCACTATGGGCTTCTGCCGATGGGCTTTTCCAAGAGCCTGGAAAAACAAGACAGACATTTCCATAACGTTTACAGTAACTAAGAAACATGAGAAATCTGAAATATCTGTATGTGAGaaaggaaggagaagaagacTTTGGGTGGGGGTCTGAGAAAACACAGAGGCTCTGAAGCGATACAGAATGGCAGTTATATGTAAATGCATGAGTAAAAATGTTAAAGGCTCTTCAATCaacagtttcagtttcagtgaCTTTATAACTCAGAGTAATGAGAACACTATGACACTAGAGTAGCTTCGATTAGCAACACAAAGTGTTGGAAAATCCAGCGCACTCAACTTTAAGACCTAGACACAATCAATGAGGGGAAAAAgctacattttttccccaaaggcatactatttttttcccctatattctcaatattgaatatttaatcACTAGCTTCAAGTCAAGTTATTCAAGCTACAGGTAAATAAACTGTTACTGTACatttagtgaaaaaaaaaaaaatcgatacAGTCAGTCTTTTTTACTGCCAATAAAATGATCTTGGTCTTGTTGACTGTTGAGATGTTCCAGCCTCACGAGCAATCAGAGCAAGAAATGTAGCTGGTGAGATTATCATAAAACACAGCACAagctttaaaggagaagttcacttccagaacaaaaatctccaaataatttcctcaccccctcgtcatgccaagatgtctttctttcttcagtcgtaaagaaattatgttttttgaggaacaCATTTCgggattttttttcatatagtggacttcaatggtgcccctGAGTTTGATCTCcgaaaatacagtttaaatgcagcttcaaggAGCTCTAAACCtcgatcccagcccaggaagaaggctcttatctaacAAAACgatcggtcattttcttaggaaaataaaaaattgtatattttttaaccaCAAATGCTTGCCTAGCACTAGTGCCTCCATGATGCTACATAATTATGCTGAAAGGTCACGCGTGATGTAGgaggagctacagacccagtgtttactagtgtggaggaggaggaccGCTCCGAAGTTGTTGcatgtggaatgacacaaagttatatcTACCTTTTCGTTAGTAAAGAGCatttgacttatttgcactttGCACATTcgctgggtctgtagttccgcctACATCATGAGCGACCTTCCAAAATGATTACGTAGTATGCAGCATCACGGACACGCATAGAtgaactgcattttggaaggtcaaactcggGGGCACCatagaagtccactatatggagaaaaatcctgaaacgttttcctcaaaaaacataatttctttttacggctgaagaaagaaagacaggaacatcttggatgacaaaggggtgaggaaattatttatagatttttattctggaagtgaacttctccgtTAAGGCTGGAATATACTTTCTGTCACTGAGCATCACATCAAATAGATTCCCAGCTTGCTTCACTCTACAGCTTCCCTCGACACGTAACGACTGTAAACGACACATGTTTAGGATCAGACACTCGCCTCTGCGTCTTTCAGGCTAATTACGTCCACGCCGCATTGCTGCGCTTGAGCCATCAGCTCCGAGTCAAACTCGTCCATCAGGATCAGGGTTTTCAGGGTGTGCTGTCTTCCCGAGACGCAGTCCAGCAGCAGACGAGCCTTGGCCGGTACGTCACACACCACTGTGGAGATGCcggctgaaaacacacacacacacacattccgtTAAAACTGATCGGTTCTCAAATGCATAAAATCAAAATGTGATTAAAGAGAGACATATGCCGTGATGCTGATATCTGagttgttaaaaaaataaataaataaaaatcaatcacTATGTGGAAGTGGAGACAGAGCTGAGGGAAGTGAGTGGTAAGGATCACACACCTGTGCTAAATTATATTAATGACTGTTCTATGttgcactgagagagagagagtgagagagagagagagagagagagagaaacagagattttgtgtgtgtgtgtgtgtgtgtgtgtgtgatagagagagagagagagagagagagagagaagaatgatagagagaaagagagagagagagagaagaatgagagagagagaaagagagattttgtgtgtgtgtgtgtgagatagagagagagagagagagagagagaaagaaagagaagaatgatagagagaaagagagagagtgagagtgagagagaatgagacaatgagagagagagaaagagagagagagagtgagagagaatgagacaatgagagagagagaaagagagagagagagtgagagtgagagagaatgagacaatgagagagagagagagagagagagagagagagagagaaaaagagagtacACATCCGAATACAGTATAAACATCTGTAGAAATAGTTAGTGAGGATGAGAAGAGGACACACTCTTGCAGATGATGTAATCGATGGCCTCAGTCCCCAGTGTGTCATACAGAGGCACTGAGACCAGAGAGTAGGTGTAGCAAGCCAGCTCTGAGATGGTCCACTGTggagaaacatacaacatagttattattattattattattattattattattactacatacAGATCTGAGACACTCTAGGCacaaatagtattttttttacaactcATGTTCTATTTTGATGACATTAGCTTAAAAACATGatgatgttaaaataaataaataaataaataaattataataataatttgatcaCAATATATTTTTGAAATTTGACGACATTATTTTTGAAATAAAGTAATTCCTAAACACAGTGACAAAtagataataaaatgattttttttaagcttgcactgtgttaaataaattatataatgattataaataatctataataataaataaccaaTGCCTAACAGTGTACCCTGTGGAAAAGGCAAGGTTTTTCTTGGAACAGGAGCTTCAGTGTTTATCTGCTGCACAAAGCAATTAAAATCACGCTGAAGGGTTTCGATTGCGAAGCTCATACACTCGGATCGTTCAGATCTTAAAGATATGAGACTTTTCAGCATATAAGGAACCGAAAGCCCAGGCGGATGCTCGGCGATGCGTCTCACCTCGGGTCTGCTCTGAGCGAAAATGCCGATGAACTGGTCTTTGGTTTTGGAGTGACCTTTGTGCAGCAGCGCTGAGCCCAgactctctgctctctctgcaacctgagaggaggagaaaggcaaaaataatgcaaaacacTTTCCACTGTGACACAGCAGATCCTACCAGATTACACCAAGTGGGACTGGTCtagaataatcacacacacacaaaacctcacacacacacacactcaccttctctgtcagtcacacacttttactcacacacacacacacaaaacccctctctcacacacacacacaactctctctctcacacacacactcaccctctctctcagtcacacacttttactcacacacacacacacaaaacctctctctctcacacacacaccctctctctcagtcacacacttttactcacacacacacacacacacacacaactctctctctcacacacacacaccctctctgtcacacacttttactcactcacacacacacacacaactctctctctcacacacacaactctctctctcacacacacaactctctctctcacacacacaactctctctctcacacacacactcaacctctctctcagtcacacacttttactcacacacacacacacacacaccctctctctcagtcacacacttttactcacacacacacacacacacacacaactctctctctcacacacacaccctctctgtcacacacttttactcactcacacacacacacacacacacacaaaactctctctctcacacacacaactctctctctcacacacactcaccctctctctcagtcacacactttttttcacacacacacacacacacacacacacacacacacacacacacacacacacactactctcacacacacactctggatgatgtatatgtttataagtGTGCATACATGGAGCATTGTGCTGCAGTATTTGATGGCACAGAGATTGAacacagtgtgtatatttatggcacagacagaaaaaaaagagtcttTGTACACGACTTCTCCATTTTCACTTGGAAGGAACATTTGTGTTTAAATATCACATGAACAACCACAGTGATAAAGAGCACAGCTTCATGTACTCACATCGATTTGAGTAAAGAAAGGTGAAAcataaaaactaataaaacaacaaaaatagttGGGAATGCCAAAGCTATTTAAAACAACTAGCTCATGCTGTAGCAGATAAAGGACTCCACTAATGTTACactacattttaatataaagtcCCTCCAAATGTCCGAGAGCACTATTTTACTGTACAGATATTGACCTGGTCAGTCGAGATAAGACTTCTGGAGTAGCATTATTTGATtgaaatactaaaaataaacagaatgtaTAGATGAGTCAATTTTAAAAAGAGCTGAAATATCAAACCAATCTGAAAGACTGAATGTcttgtggagtgagtgagtgagtgagtgagtgagtgagagagagagagagaaagaaagaaagaaagagagagaaagaaagagagtgagtaagaAAGAAGGAGGCTATGTAAACAATGTCGAATGGAGACGTCTCCAGCGGTCCTACCTCTGAATAGGACAGCCACTCGTACGGCTGCTTTGGTTTCCTGTAGCCTAGGCAAGGTCCGTTATCTTAcggaaaggaaaaagaagataCAATATAATTAACAAATATCGTtaactattaattaattaattaattattttatttttacatgacaTTCTGTGAGGTCTTACAGCAAAGAAATCTTACAACATTACAGCAGTTTCAACAACAGCATCTATATAAAATCCTTCTCTTTAATATTCTCTAAAAATTCTGGGATTTTTCCCTAGGGATACATTAGGAAGAATTCTAAAAATAGATTTGCTCGATTAGATAGCTTACGATAACATTTAGATAACTTGGATTAAGATAATTTAGATAAAGATACCTCAGGATAACATTTCAGAAATATCTGACGAGTGTTTAGACGCTGGATCGAGTAACTGGAAGCATTTTGTTGGTTTATTACGTGACAACACGTTGGAATTTAATCATTTGGAGTCTGAAGGTATTTACAGGGTGAaggtttatatttattgtttattgtaattattagattagatattAGATAGCTGTTAGATATTACTGTACAATTGTGATTAATTACATGAaggaaaaactaaaaacaatgGGGTGTCCTTCTGCAGTAAAATAATGATACTGTTTTGTTAAAAAAGTCTTGTTAATTTTCCAACAAGAGAACGTTCTAAAGTATTTCCATAAGCAAATGAAATGTCTTGTTTAATAAAGAACACACGTTATCACGTGTCTTATAGCAGTTTTTCCTCACCGGTCTTTCTTCGTTCCTACCGTTTCAAagtaataagacaaaaaaagcagaaatttTGCAAggaatttgcatcagcatacgaaGCATTGTCGGCACACGAAAAAACTGAACCGAATGCTAGTTCGTCCGGGAggcgttcaaaacttgttagccaagcgaagccaactgaagcaaTTTTACGAATTTTACTAATTCGTaattttcagtcagcgaaagctgtttcaagtcaacccacgatatcagcattgcctttggcatgcattcaaaagctagtcgatttttcttgtgttttttgttgacagatcggtggcgtgggtggtctgttctatttttagcccaagcttggtggcacaacttcctgtgatgAGCCTTGGCATGGAAtgtttggcttgggtcagttctttgtaagcagccatacagtttacttcgtattggtaatactGGTCATGTTTTCAGGCAGCTGGAACAGATtacctgcatttacattatttcttatgggaaaattcgttttacaaaacaaattttcgccttcagaactaattaaatttgtatgccgggGTTTCATTAATATACAAAGCTACCTATTGAACTGCTCTGAAACTCaagcttttccttatttttccTGGCTTACAAAACCAGATTAAACTCTGAAAGGTTAAAGTAATGTAGGTTTACGTTGTGATCTTTTTCACTTACTTGATACCCGTAAGCCCCGGGTAAAGACCTCGTACATGGTCGTAGCGTCGTCATAGTAAAAAGACATAAGCTTGTCAGCGTCCACTAGCACTGACCTGCGTGCAAACTCTCCTCCCTAAAGAACAGAACAAAATTCAGGAGAATTAATACtcatcataaaaaataaataaataaatccaaactCTGGCCTCGTCCCCAGGCCGCTTCCATGATTCGGATCTGCAGCACGGACTCACCGGAACCTCGACAGACTGCATGCGCAGGTCACAGGGGGGTTTGAGGGCTTTTGGTCGAGTTGTGTACCAGAAGGTGGTGAGTGCGGCGAAGGCCCCCATGCCCACCAGCGTGCCGGTGGACAGGCTGCGGAGGTAATCCCTCACCTCGGCCAGCTCAGGCACACGCAACTGCTTCAACAGCTCATGGGCCTGCATGTCTCTCTGTTAATGGATCTGTGGAGTGAAACGAGGCTCACCATTACGTCCatgactgattaaaaaaaaaaaaagagtgtgtgCGCTTGTGTGGTCATGTGTCTGTTGCCGGACCGCATCAAGCCTTATTTATCAAGATAAAGGAGAATTTATGCAaagatatataatattaaagaaaatcaaTTACATTGAGGAATTAAGCAATACAGTGTGTATACTACGAGAGCTGCTGATGTCTGAAGGTAAACcttgtctgactgactgacttcaAATTGTATAATTGTGGAGTTACAGAAATTTTAAAATACAGAGTACGTAAGTCCCATTTATTTCAACTGCACACATCCATTTTAAGAATATTTTGCCATTTCAAATTAATAAATTGAAAGCAAGCAATCCCATAAAAAAACATAactaggacaaaaaaaaataaataaaactagctAGTcgattaaaggggaaaaaataaagtgtTAGCGTGTGTCTATGGTAGCTGATGCGCTgtagtggctgagctgcattattggaGGATTTACGCAGCATTAGACATCATTAAACAATTATAGttctataaagaaaaacaaattaagcattttataaataaatactcaatACTTATGAattaatgtttatgtaataaatgtaacttATCTTCACGCTCTGTTTACGTGCCAAGTTTCTTTATAAAGATCAAACCCTGATCAAGTTACCCATTGCCATTGTCCTTCACAGGTGTCGTGTTTAAATTCTCAGAATAATACACCTGCAAAACACGATACACATTCCCACAATCCTCAGCTCTCACCCCACGGCATGCTTATAAGGATTTAATAGCAAACATATTTGTCCCTTTTGTTTACTTGGCGTGCAAAACCAAGGAGACAAGACTTGGATTGTCTTTCCTCTCCACTAAACTCAGATTCTCTTGGACAGTCATGACCTTCACGAGCGGTCACAGTTCAGTGAGCAAGGGTCACATTGCTGATTGAGTTATCAAATGTTTTGTAATGCTATCGCAACCTTTCGCAAGTGTGGCTGCTCTCAAACGGTCTTTACTCTTTACCTTTGACCTGAAAACCTTGGGTTGTGCTGACAGAATTCACACACCTCAGTGTGAACCAGTGCGTTGTTGGGGATGAATTATATAGTGTACAAGTGACAAAGATTACAAAAATGAAAGacgaagaaataaataaaaaaagtttgaaAGTATTCACATGGTTTTAAGCCACACACAGAACGCGATTTCTGTCGAAACACTGTATTGGGTCAACATACAGGACCAGtttcttcaacacacacacacacggtccaCTGTAAAAATGCAGATCTTTTTCTCATCCATTTTGCCTATTCATTCACATT comes from Hemibagrus wyckioides isolate EC202008001 linkage group LG14, SWU_Hwy_1.0, whole genome shotgun sequence and encodes:
- the acsl1b gene encoding long-chain-fatty-acid--CoA ligase 1b; the protein is MQAHELLKQLRVPELAEVRDYLRSLSTGTLVGMGAFAALTTFWYTTRPKALKPPCDLRMQSVEVPGGEFARRSVLVDADKLMSFYYDDATTMYEVFTRGLRVSNNGPCLGYRKPKQPYEWLSYSEVAERAESLGSALLHKGHSKTKDQFIGIFAQSRPEWTISELACYTYSLVSVPLYDTLGTEAIDYIICKTGISTVVCDVPAKARLLLDCVSGRQHTLKTLILMDEFDSELMAQAQQCGVDVISLKDAEALGKAHRQKPIPPKPDDMAIICFTSGTTGNPKGAMLTHRNIVSNISGFTKITETSCPLSPSDSHISYLPLAHMFERVVQGVMLLHGGRIGYFKGDIRCLMDDLMTLQPTVFPVVPRLLNRMFDKIFGQANTPLKKWILDFAFRRKEAEMMSGIMRRNSLWDKIIFKKVQDSVGGKVRLMLTGAAPVSSHVLTFLRAALGCQFYEGYGQTECTAGCTVTLSGDWSAGHVGPPLPCNIVKLVDVAEMNYLAVNGEGEVCVKGPNVFKGYLKDPEKTEEAMDQDGWLHTGDIGRWLPNGTLKIVDRKKHIFKLAQGEYIAPEKIENIYIQSEAVAQAFVHGDSLQACLVAIIVPDPDFLRGWANKRGFHGSYEELCSSKDVKNAILEEIVKLGKEGGLKSFEQVKDIALHTEMFSIQNGLLTPTLKAKRAELRNHFRQQIDQLYSKIHM